The Ammospiza nelsoni isolate bAmmNel1 chromosome 10, bAmmNel1.pri, whole genome shotgun sequence genome includes a region encoding these proteins:
- the MSL2 gene encoding E3 ubiquitin-protein ligase MSL2 isoform X1, which translates to MNPVNATALYVSASRLVLNYDPADPQSFSEINKLLPYFRQSLSCCVCGNLLQDPIAPTNSNCQHYVCKTCKGKKMMMKPSCSWCKDYEQFEENKQLSILVNCYKKLCEYITQTPLARDIIQAVDCSADLLALLKDGAPLHEDAEKSSDAALALCLTHSPVPSTSELATDAPGGFTALPESTPGLDLRGSVINGLPPCNGLAVEKLGVSIPSPEHASAIDVCGTGDYIKTEDIPGGLQPVCDTVATSDLCPAGIDICGFSEDIKPGGSLLLSVEEVLRSLETVSSGEVCDSNLQPALEANVANGPFLQLSPPPLSHNIFMATDASPHGLSCTAATPKVVKLNRKRSRSESDSEKVQPLPISSIICGPTLGASAPVTVKQENKMSLQPIATVPNGGTTPKISKTVLLSNKSVKKNLEHAPKKSHPKAKPGVLKTKDKAKEKVPSSNVMPGSPTKTVYKKPQEKKGCKCGRATQNPSVLTCRGQRCPCYSNRKACLDCICRGCQNSYMANGEKKLEAFAVPEKALEQTRLTLGINVTSIAVRNASTSTSVINVTGSPVTTFIAASTHDEKSLDEAIDMRYDC; encoded by the coding sequence GAAATTTGCTACAAGACCCTATTGCTCCTACCAACTCCAATTGTCAGCATTATGTCTGCAAAACGTGTAAAGGCAAGAAGATGATGATGAAACCCTCGTGTAGCTGGTGCAAGGACTACGAGCAGTTTGAGGAGAACAAGCAGCTGAGCATCCTGGTGAACTGCTACAAGAAGCTGTGCGAGTACATCACGCAGACGCCGCTGGCCCGGGACATCATCCAGGCCGTGGATTGCTCTGCagacctgctggctctgctcaaGGATGGGGCACCGCTCCACGAGGACGCCGAGAAGTCCTCGGAcgcagccctggctctgtgtctgACGCACTCCCCGGTCCCTTCCACCTCGGAGCTGGCGACGGACGCGCCCGGGGGGTTCACGGCGCTGCCCGAGAGCACCCCCGGCCTGGACCTGCGGGGCTCTGTCATCAACGGGCTGCCCCCCTGCAACGGGCTGGCCGTGGAGAAGCTGGGCGTGAGCATCCCCTCTCCCGAGCACGCCAGCGCCATCGACGTGTGCGGCACCGGCGATTACATCAAAACCGAGGACATCCCCGGCGGCCTGCAGCCCGTGTGTGACACCGTGGCCACCAGCGACCTGTGCCCCGCGGGCATCGACATCTGCGGCTTCAGCGAGGACATCAAGCCGGGCGGGTCGCTGCTGCTCAGCGTCGAGGAGGTGCTGCGCAGCCTGGAGACCGTGTCCAGCGGCGAGGTGTGCGACTCCAACCTGCAGCCCGCCTTGGAGGCCAACGTGGCCAACGgccccttcctgcagctctcccccCCTCCCCTCAGCCATAACATTTTCATGGCCACGGATGCTTCTCCTCACGGGCTGTCCTGCACGGCAGCCACGCCCAAGGTGGTGAAGCTGAACAGGAAGCGCTCTCGCTCCGAAAGCGACAGCGAGAAGGTTCAGCCCCTGCCCATCTCCAGCATCATCTGCGGCCCGACGCTGGGAGCGTCGGCTCCCGTGACGgtcaaacaggaaaataaaatgtctttgcAGCCTATTGCGACTGTACCTAATGGAGGAACTACTCCCAAAATCAGTAAAACTGTGCTCCTGTCTAACAAAAGCGTGAAAAAGAACTTAGAACATGCCCCTAAGAAATCCCACCCGAAAGCCAAACCGGGGGTGCTGAAAACAAAAGACAAGGCAAAGGAGAAAGTTCCCAGCAGTAACGTTATGCCAGGAAGCCCAACGAAAACTGTGTATAAAAAgccacaagaaaagaaagggtGTAAATGTGGTCGTGCCACCCAAAATCCAAGTGTTCTTACATGCCGTGGCCAACGCTGCCCTTGCTACTCTAACCGCAAAGCCTGCCTTGACTGCATATGCCGTGGCTGCCAAAACTCCTACATGGCTAACGGGGAGAAGAAGCTGGAGGCCTTTGCAGTGCCAGAAAAGGCCTTGGAGCAGACTCGGCTTACTTTGGGCATTAATGTGACAAGCATTGCCGTGCGCAATGCCAGCACAAGCACCAGTGTAATCAATGTGACAGGGTCACCAGTAACGACGTTTATAGCTGCCAGTACACACGATGAGAAAAGTTTGGATGAAGCTATAGACATGAGATATGACTGTTaa
- the MSL2 gene encoding E3 ubiquitin-protein ligase MSL2 isoform X2: protein MNSFSEEVDCCELYQCPPCVLLTSILGMCVVTLLRGNLLQDPIAPTNSNCQHYVCKTCKGKKMMMKPSCSWCKDYEQFEENKQLSILVNCYKKLCEYITQTPLARDIIQAVDCSADLLALLKDGAPLHEDAEKSSDAALALCLTHSPVPSTSELATDAPGGFTALPESTPGLDLRGSVINGLPPCNGLAVEKLGVSIPSPEHASAIDVCGTGDYIKTEDIPGGLQPVCDTVATSDLCPAGIDICGFSEDIKPGGSLLLSVEEVLRSLETVSSGEVCDSNLQPALEANVANGPFLQLSPPPLSHNIFMATDASPHGLSCTAATPKVVKLNRKRSRSESDSEKVQPLPISSIICGPTLGASAPVTVKQENKMSLQPIATVPNGGTTPKISKTVLLSNKSVKKNLEHAPKKSHPKAKPGVLKTKDKAKEKVPSSNVMPGSPTKTVYKKPQEKKGCKCGRATQNPSVLTCRGQRCPCYSNRKACLDCICRGCQNSYMANGEKKLEAFAVPEKALEQTRLTLGINVTSIAVRNASTSTSVINVTGSPVTTFIAASTHDEKSLDEAIDMRYDC from the coding sequence GAAATTTGCTACAAGACCCTATTGCTCCTACCAACTCCAATTGTCAGCATTATGTCTGCAAAACGTGTAAAGGCAAGAAGATGATGATGAAACCCTCGTGTAGCTGGTGCAAGGACTACGAGCAGTTTGAGGAGAACAAGCAGCTGAGCATCCTGGTGAACTGCTACAAGAAGCTGTGCGAGTACATCACGCAGACGCCGCTGGCCCGGGACATCATCCAGGCCGTGGATTGCTCTGCagacctgctggctctgctcaaGGATGGGGCACCGCTCCACGAGGACGCCGAGAAGTCCTCGGAcgcagccctggctctgtgtctgACGCACTCCCCGGTCCCTTCCACCTCGGAGCTGGCGACGGACGCGCCCGGGGGGTTCACGGCGCTGCCCGAGAGCACCCCCGGCCTGGACCTGCGGGGCTCTGTCATCAACGGGCTGCCCCCCTGCAACGGGCTGGCCGTGGAGAAGCTGGGCGTGAGCATCCCCTCTCCCGAGCACGCCAGCGCCATCGACGTGTGCGGCACCGGCGATTACATCAAAACCGAGGACATCCCCGGCGGCCTGCAGCCCGTGTGTGACACCGTGGCCACCAGCGACCTGTGCCCCGCGGGCATCGACATCTGCGGCTTCAGCGAGGACATCAAGCCGGGCGGGTCGCTGCTGCTCAGCGTCGAGGAGGTGCTGCGCAGCCTGGAGACCGTGTCCAGCGGCGAGGTGTGCGACTCCAACCTGCAGCCCGCCTTGGAGGCCAACGTGGCCAACGgccccttcctgcagctctcccccCCTCCCCTCAGCCATAACATTTTCATGGCCACGGATGCTTCTCCTCACGGGCTGTCCTGCACGGCAGCCACGCCCAAGGTGGTGAAGCTGAACAGGAAGCGCTCTCGCTCCGAAAGCGACAGCGAGAAGGTTCAGCCCCTGCCCATCTCCAGCATCATCTGCGGCCCGACGCTGGGAGCGTCGGCTCCCGTGACGgtcaaacaggaaaataaaatgtctttgcAGCCTATTGCGACTGTACCTAATGGAGGAACTACTCCCAAAATCAGTAAAACTGTGCTCCTGTCTAACAAAAGCGTGAAAAAGAACTTAGAACATGCCCCTAAGAAATCCCACCCGAAAGCCAAACCGGGGGTGCTGAAAACAAAAGACAAGGCAAAGGAGAAAGTTCCCAGCAGTAACGTTATGCCAGGAAGCCCAACGAAAACTGTGTATAAAAAgccacaagaaaagaaagggtGTAAATGTGGTCGTGCCACCCAAAATCCAAGTGTTCTTACATGCCGTGGCCAACGCTGCCCTTGCTACTCTAACCGCAAAGCCTGCCTTGACTGCATATGCCGTGGCTGCCAAAACTCCTACATGGCTAACGGGGAGAAGAAGCTGGAGGCCTTTGCAGTGCCAGAAAAGGCCTTGGAGCAGACTCGGCTTACTTTGGGCATTAATGTGACAAGCATTGCCGTGCGCAATGCCAGCACAAGCACCAGTGTAATCAATGTGACAGGGTCACCAGTAACGACGTTTATAGCTGCCAGTACACACGATGAGAAAAGTTTGGATGAAGCTATAGACATGAGATATGACTGTTaa